In one window of Gorilla gorilla gorilla isolate KB3781 chromosome 2, NHGRI_mGorGor1-v2.1_pri, whole genome shotgun sequence DNA:
- the RPUSD3 gene encoding mitochondrial mRNA pseudouridine synthase RPUSD3 isoform X2, whose product MGPVVPEFSRHQRQPRGSRQRSGPLGDQPFPGLLPKNLSREELVDALRAAVVDRKGPLVTLNKPQGLPVTGKPGELTLFSVLPELSQSLGLREQELQVVRASGKESSGLVLLSSCPQTASRLQKYFTHARRAQRPTATYCAVTDGIPAASEGKIQAALKLEHIDGVNLTVPVKAPSRKDILEGVKKTLSHFRVVATGSGCALVQLQPLTVFSSQLQVHMVLQLCPVLGDHMYSARVGTVLGQRFLLPAENNKPQRQVLDEALLRRLHLTPSQAAQLPLHLHLHRLLLPGTRARDTPVELLAPLPPYFSRTLQCLGLRLQ is encoded by the exons ATGGGACCGGTCGTACCTGAATTTTCGAG GCATCAGAGGCAACCCCGCGGCTCCCGCCAACGGTCGGGGCCCCTCGGGGACCAGCCCTTCCCGGGGCTGCTGCCAAAAAACCTCAGTCGGGAGGAGTTGGTTGATGCGCTGCGGGCAGCCGTGGTGGACCGGAAAG GACCTCTAGTGACGCTGAACAAGCCACAGGGTCTACCAGTGACAG GAAAACCAGGAGAGCTGACGTTGTTCTCAGTGCTGCCAGAGCTGAGCCAGTCCCTAGGGCTCAGGGAGCAGGAGCTTCAGGTTGTCCGAGCATCTGGGAA AGAAAGCTCTGGGCTTGTACTCCTCTCCAGCTGTCCCCAGACAGCTAGTCGCCTCCAGAAGTACTTCACCCATGCACGGAGAGCCCAGAGGCCCACAGCCACCTACTG TGCTGTCACTGATGGGATCCCAGCTGCTTCTGAGGGGAAGATCCAGGCTGCCCTGAAACTGGAACACATTGATGGGGTCAATCTC ACAGTTCCAGTGAAGGCCCCATCCCGAAAGGACATCCTGGAAGGTGTCAAGAAGACTCTCAGTCACTTTCGTGTGGTAGCCACAGGCTCTGGCTGTgccctggtccagctgcagccacTGACAG TGTTCTCCAGtcaactacaggtgcacatggTACTACAGCTCTGCCCTGTGCTTGGGGACCACATGTACTCTGCCCGTGTGGGCACTGTCCTGGGCCAGCGATTTCTGCTGCCAGCTGAGAACAACAAGCCCCAAAGACAG GTCCTGGATGAAGCCCTCCTCAGACGCCTCCACCTGACCCCCTCCCAggctgcccagctgcccttgcaCCTCCACCTACATcggctcctcctcccaggcaccAGGGCCAGGGACACCCCCGTCGAGCTCCTGGCACCACTGCCCCCTTATTTCTCCAGGACCCTACAGTGCCTGGGGCTCCGCTTACAATAG
- the RPUSD3 gene encoding mitochondrial mRNA pseudouridine synthase RPUSD3 isoform X1, protein MRAVLDREMDCRRVLGRFWSGWRRGLGVRPVPEDAGFGTEARHQRQPRGSRQRSGPLGDQPFPGLLPKNLSREELVDALRAAVVDRKGPLVTLNKPQGLPVTGKPGELTLFSVLPELSQSLGLREQELQVVRASGKESSGLVLLSSCPQTASRLQKYFTHARRAQRPTATYCAVTDGIPAASEGKIQAALKLEHIDGVNLTVPVKAPSRKDILEGVKKTLSHFRVVATGSGCALVQLQPLTVFSSQLQVHMVLQLCPVLGDHMYSARVGTVLGQRFLLPAENNKPQRQVLDEALLRRLHLTPSQAAQLPLHLHLHRLLLPGTRARDTPVELLAPLPPYFSRTLQCLGLRLQ, encoded by the exons ATGCGCGCTGTCCTGGATCGGGAGATGGACTGCCGCCGTGTTTTGGGCCGGTTCTGGAGTGGCTGGCGGCGGGGCCTGGGTGTCCGCCCAGTGCCCGAGGACGCAGGCTTTGGCACCGAAGCCCG GCATCAGAGGCAACCCCGCGGCTCCCGCCAACGGTCGGGGCCCCTCGGGGACCAGCCCTTCCCGGGGCTGCTGCCAAAAAACCTCAGTCGGGAGGAGTTGGTTGATGCGCTGCGGGCAGCCGTGGTGGACCGGAAAG GACCTCTAGTGACGCTGAACAAGCCACAGGGTCTACCAGTGACAG GAAAACCAGGAGAGCTGACGTTGTTCTCAGTGCTGCCAGAGCTGAGCCAGTCCCTAGGGCTCAGGGAGCAGGAGCTTCAGGTTGTCCGAGCATCTGGGAA AGAAAGCTCTGGGCTTGTACTCCTCTCCAGCTGTCCCCAGACAGCTAGTCGCCTCCAGAAGTACTTCACCCATGCACGGAGAGCCCAGAGGCCCACAGCCACCTACTG TGCTGTCACTGATGGGATCCCAGCTGCTTCTGAGGGGAAGATCCAGGCTGCCCTGAAACTGGAACACATTGATGGGGTCAATCTC ACAGTTCCAGTGAAGGCCCCATCCCGAAAGGACATCCTGGAAGGTGTCAAGAAGACTCTCAGTCACTTTCGTGTGGTAGCCACAGGCTCTGGCTGTgccctggtccagctgcagccacTGACAG TGTTCTCCAGtcaactacaggtgcacatggTACTACAGCTCTGCCCTGTGCTTGGGGACCACATGTACTCTGCCCGTGTGGGCACTGTCCTGGGCCAGCGATTTCTGCTGCCAGCTGAGAACAACAAGCCCCAAAGACAG GTCCTGGATGAAGCCCTCCTCAGACGCCTCCACCTGACCCCCTCCCAggctgcccagctgcccttgcaCCTCCACCTACATcggctcctcctcccaggcaccAGGGCCAGGGACACCCCCGTCGAGCTCCTGGCACCACTGCCCCCTTATTTCTCCAGGACCCTACAGTGCCTGGGGCTCCGCTTACAATAG
- the RPUSD3 gene encoding mitochondrial mRNA pseudouridine synthase RPUSD3 isoform X4: MRAVLDREMDCRRVLGRFWSGWRRGLGVRPVPEDAGFGTEARHQRQPRGSRQRSGPLGDQPFPGLLPKNLSREELVDALRAAVVDRKGPLVTLNKPQGLPVTGKPGELTLFSVLPELSQSLGLREQELQVVRASGKESSGLVLLSSCPQTASRLQKYFTHARRAQRPTATYCAVTDGIPAASEGKIQAALKLEHIDGVNLACSLLAGTTDSSSEGPIPKGHPGRCQEDSQSLSCGSHRLWLCPGPAAATDSVLQSTTGAHGTTALPCAWGPHVLCPCGHCPGPAISAAS, encoded by the exons ATGCGCGCTGTCCTGGATCGGGAGATGGACTGCCGCCGTGTTTTGGGCCGGTTCTGGAGTGGCTGGCGGCGGGGCCTGGGTGTCCGCCCAGTGCCCGAGGACGCAGGCTTTGGCACCGAAGCCCG GCATCAGAGGCAACCCCGCGGCTCCCGCCAACGGTCGGGGCCCCTCGGGGACCAGCCCTTCCCGGGGCTGCTGCCAAAAAACCTCAGTCGGGAGGAGTTGGTTGATGCGCTGCGGGCAGCCGTGGTGGACCGGAAAG GACCTCTAGTGACGCTGAACAAGCCACAGGGTCTACCAGTGACAG GAAAACCAGGAGAGCTGACGTTGTTCTCAGTGCTGCCAGAGCTGAGCCAGTCCCTAGGGCTCAGGGAGCAGGAGCTTCAGGTTGTCCGAGCATCTGGGAA AGAAAGCTCTGGGCTTGTACTCCTCTCCAGCTGTCCCCAGACAGCTAGTCGCCTCCAGAAGTACTTCACCCATGCACGGAGAGCCCAGAGGCCCACAGCCACCTACTG TGCTGTCACTGATGGGATCCCAGCTGCTTCTGAGGGGAAGATCCAGGCTGCCCTGAAACTGGAACACATTGATGGGGTCAATCTC GCTTGTTCACTCTTGGCTGGCACCACAGACAGTTCCAGTGAAGGCCCCATCCCGAAAGGACATCCTGGAAGGTGTCAAGAAGACTCTCAGTCACTTTCGTGTGGTAGCCACAGGCTCTGGCTGTgccctggtccagctgcagccacTGACAG TGTTCTCCAGtcaactacaggtgcacatggTACTACAGCTCTGCCCTGTGCTTGGGGACCACATGTACTCTGCCCGTGTGGGCACTGTCCTGGGCCAGCGATTTCTGCTGCCAGCTGA
- the RPUSD3 gene encoding mitochondrial mRNA pseudouridine synthase RPUSD3 isoform X3: MVLQLCPVLGDHMYSARVGTVLGQRFLLPAENNKPQRQVLDEALLRRLHLTPSQAAQLPLHLHLHRLLLPGTRARDTPVELLAPLPPYFSRTLQCLGLRLQ, from the exons atggTACTACAGCTCTGCCCTGTGCTTGGGGACCACATGTACTCTGCCCGTGTGGGCACTGTCCTGGGCCAGCGATTTCTGCTGCCAGCTGAGAACAACAAGCCCCAAAGACAG GTCCTGGATGAAGCCCTCCTCAGACGCCTCCACCTGACCCCCTCCCAggctgcccagctgcccttgcaCCTCCACCTACATcggctcctcctcccaggcaccAGGGCCAGGGACACCCCCGTCGAGCTCCTGGCACCACTGCCCCCTTATTTCTCCAGGACCCTACAGTGCCTGGGGCTCCGCTTACAATAG